A single window of Nicotiana sylvestris chromosome 3, ASM39365v2, whole genome shotgun sequence DNA harbors:
- the LOC104239821 gene encoding uncharacterized protein, whose product MSGNKGKSLALAESSSTNSSAEEGYRNKEIVQAEQVKLLDKRLRILEDETELLKVAFYEGVEERRKLVHAIQNEFQAVNHFRCLEEHTFGYTKRQRHGLPQILGEDSNPAVVFRELRASEAVFQDATVCVWDFSDR is encoded by the exons ATGTCAGGCAACAAGGGAAAATCCCTCGCGTTGGCTGAAAGTTCTTCAACGAATTCGTCTGCAGAAGAAGGTTATAGGAATAAGGAGATTGTGCAGGCCGAACAAGTTAAACTACTTGATAAGAGATTGAGAATTCTTGAAGATGAAACAGAATTACTCAAGGTAGCTTTCTATGAGGGTgtggaagaaagaagaaagttaGTACATGCAATTCAAAATGAATTTCAGGCTGTAAACCATTTTCGATGCCTTGAGGAACATACATTCGGATACACAAAG CGTCAACGACATGGACTCCCGCAAATTCTAGGTGAAGACTCAAATCCAGCAGTTGTCTTCAGAGAACTGAGAGCTTCTGAGGCTGTTTTCCAGGATGCTACTGTATGTGTATGGGACTTCTCAGACAGATGA
- the LOC104239820 gene encoding major strawberry allergen Fra a 1-2-like, with the protein MAVTTFTEEHTSPLPPKRIFKASIVDSHNLIPKLMPQAISSIEVQGDGGAGSIKTINFPEGGKFKSIKYHVDELNEETYTYKYTLVGGDGLVDNLEKISYDVKFEQSEDGGSISNVTSTYYTVGDFKLNEEEIKAGKEKVSAMFKVIEAYLLQNPEAYA; encoded by the exons ATGGCAGTCACCACCTTCACTGAGGAACACACTTCCCCACTCCCCCCCAAAAGAATATTCAAGGCCTCCATTGTAGATTCTCATAACTTGATCCCTAAGTTGATGCCACAAGCTATTAGCAGCATTGAAGTTCAAGGCGATGGAGGTGCTGGAAGTATTAAGACCATCAATTTTCCTGAAG GTGGCAAGTTTAAGTCCATAAAGTATCATGTTGATGAGCTTAACGAGGAGACATACACGTATAAATACACATTGGTTGGAGGTGATGGATTGGTGGACAACCTTGAGAAAATAAGTTATGATGTGAAGTTTGAGCAGTCAGAAGATGGTGGTTCCATATCTAATGTGACTAGCACATACTATACTGTGGGAGATTTCAAGCTCAATGAAGAGGAAATCAAGGCAGGAAAGGAGAAGGTCTCGGCTATGTTCAAAGTTATAGAAGCTTATCTCCTTCAAAATCCTGAAGCCTATGCTTAG
- the LOC138888637 gene encoding uncharacterized protein: MAPVAWDLLCRPKKCGGLNIKGCKPWNVASVGKLLWQLVTNKEVLWVRWVHGVYMKICRSIWDHNPPADCSWYWKKINGLKRNMAHWYNGSTYTLTGNGAYSVSSSYNAMLGHMSRSWEMNLVWSGVMLPRHIFVLWLANQQKLQTKERLLQMHIPITEDVGCCMCALEVLESQQHLFGECCWVKTMRGALTRWSDINIPDMALPETLKWIRRHWKQFRKEVASTMIGAIVYHTWQARNWKIFRQINLSMDFYIGQIKKELTERPRMHAESRRARQCPLLIQRLCS, translated from the coding sequence ATGGCACCGGTAGCATGGGATTTACTATGCAGACCAAAGAAGTGCGGAGGGCTAAACATCAAGGGATGTAAACCATGGAATGTGGCATCTGTGGGAAAACTATTATGGCAACTAGTGACTAATAAGGAAGTGTTGTGGGTGAGGTGGGTGCATGGTGTGTATATGAAGATATGTAGGAGCATTTGGGATCACAATCCACCTGCAGACTGTAGCTGGTATTGGAAGAAAATCAATGGATTAAAACGTAACATGGCTCACTGGTACAATGGGAGTACATACACCTTGACTGGAAATGGTGCTTATTCTGTTTCAAGCAGTTACAATGCAATGCTAGGCCATATGTCAAGAAGCTGGGAAATGAATTTGGTATGGAGTGGAGTTATGTTACCCAGGCACATATTTGTGTTGTGGTTAGCAAATCAACAAAAATTGCAAACTAAGGAGAGACTTCTGCAGATGCATATTCCTATCACAGAAGATGTTGGATGTTGCATGTGTGCCCTGGAAGTATTAGAGTCTCAACAGCATCTGTTTGGTGAATGTTGTTGGGTGAAAACTATGAGAGGAGCACTGACAAGGTGGTCAGATATCAATATACCAGACATGGCACTACCCGAGACATTGAAGTGGATTAGGAGGCATTGGAAGCAATTTAGAAAGGAAGTGGCATCAACAATGATAGGTGCAATAGTATACCATACTTGGCAAGCTAGGAACTGGAAAATTTTCAGACAAATCAACTTGAGCATGGACTTCTATATTGGTCAAATCAAGAAAGAGCTCACAGAAAGACCGAGAATGCATGCAGAGTCCAGAAGAGCAAGGCAGTGTCCACTGTTGATACAAAGATTGTGTAGTTAG
- the LOC104239819 gene encoding major strawberry allergen Fra a 1-2-like, with protein sequence MAVTTFTEEHTSPLPPKRIFKASIIDSHYLIPKLMPQAISSIEGDGGAGSIKTINFPEGGKFKSIKYRVDELNEETYTYKYTLVGGDGLVDNLEKISYDVKFEQSTDGGSISKVTSTYYTVGDFKLNEEEIKAGKEKVSAMFKVVEAYLLQNPEAYA encoded by the exons ATGGCTGTCACCACCTTCACTGAGGAACACACTTCTCCACTTCCCCCCAAAAGAATATTCAAGGCCTCCATAATTGATTCTCATTACTTGATCCCTAAGTTGATGCCACAAGCTATTAGCAGCATTGAAGGCGATGGAGGTGCTGGAAGTATTAAGACCATCAATTTTCCTGAAG GTGGCAAGTTTAAGTCCATAAAGTATCGTGTTGATGAGCTTAACGAGGAGACATACACGTATAAATACACATTGGTTGGAGGTGATGGATTGGTGGACAACCTTGAGAAAATAAGTTATGATGTGAAGTTTGAGCAGTCAACAGATGGTGGTTCCATATCTAAGGTGACTAGCACATACTATACTGTGGGAGATTTCAAGCTCAATGAAGAGGAGATCAAGGCAGGCAAGGAGAAGGTCTCGGCTATGTTCAAAGTTGTAGAAGCCTATCTCCTTCAAAATCCTGAAGCCTATGCTTAA
- the LOC138888638 gene encoding uncharacterized protein, with protein MWTTIVQCTREAAREVQEKVKIKKAAYLKLVESVDKEEKRANKEQYKLTKKEAKLAVTTSKTVAFSRLYEELEGRGGDKRLFRLAKGRERKARDLDQVKCIKDEEGRVLLDEGLIR; from the exons ATGTGGACCACGATTGTGCAGTGCACTAGGGAAGCCGCAAGAGAG GTGCAAGAAAAAGTGAAAATCAAGAAAGCGGCGTATCTGAAGCTAGTGGAAAGTGTAGACAAGGAGGAGAAGAGGGCGAATAAGGAGCAGTATAAGTTGACTAAGAAAGAGGCGAAATTAGCAGTTACGACATCCAAGACTGTAGCTTTTAgtcgtttgtatgaggaactcgAGGGCCGAGGTGGGGATAAGAGGTTGTTCAGGTTAGCCAAGGGGAGAGAAAGGAAGGCTCGTGACTTGGATCAAGTGAAGTGCATCAAGGACGAAGAAGGTAGAGTTTTGTTGGATGAAGGGCTTATCCGTTAG